A genome region from Camelina sativa cultivar DH55 chromosome 10, Cs, whole genome shotgun sequence includes the following:
- the LOC104719962 gene encoding zinc finger MYM-type protein 1-like gives MTGQLPGCQKRKKKKQVESFIASQRGSLDRFVTRTSASNVESEQANVVNASNIESEQANVVNASNVETLNVGEQPSFCVDIFDPRYWENLDNKMRDVLVEKGPVREMNLVFPLDKNNRHFSYKYYSRKLNNGETSDRNWLVYSKHVDKVYCFCCKLFKSSDCSKMLANDGFRDWKHLSERLKDHERSVDHMTNMKTWKELQVRFEKSLTVDKELQKEIAKEKKRWRQVLIRIIAVVKFLSKRCLAFRGKNEKLYQDSNGNFLGAIEMIAKFDLIIQDHIRRIKDHEIHHHYLGHNIQNEFIYLLAHKVQIYILRVIKEAKYFSIILDCTPDVSHQEQMTVIVRCVNISNKIVRVEEFFLEFLKVDDTSGLGHFDKLLDALKSLTLDVDNVRGQSYDNGSNMKGKHQGVQKRLLDINPRALYMPCVCHSLNLVVSDMAHSCVKAISFFGVLQQIYTLFSSSTKRWKILIDNVPNFTVKSLCNTRWESRIKSVKAIRFQAPQVRSALLELYESCDDAMTKSDAKSLVMAFDNFEFILGMVIWYDILFAINSVSKSLQSKSVCIDSALKQLEGVVLFFEKYRHEGFNSSLSIAQSIARELDIDPIFPKKRRIFRKKQFGETDCGEEVQSSEDAFRVEYFLVVVDMAITSVKNRFDQMNHFKSVFGFLFDSMKLKALDESELHEHCTHFHKTFSHGSSLDVDCNDLYSELRMLQMTLPDVPMEPSKVLEFVENVDCYPNVSIAYQILLTTPVTVGKNGFFIPPQ, from the coding sequence ATGACTGGTCAATTACCTGGAtgtcaaaagaggaaaaagaaaaaacaagttgaatcGTTTATTGCATCACAAAGAGGTTCATTAGATAGATTTGTGACAAGAACAAGTGCATCTAATGTTGAAAGTGAGCAAGCTAATGTGGTAAATGCATCTAACATTGAAAGTGAGCAAGCTAATGTGGTAAATGCATCAAATGTTGAAACTTTGAATGTTGGTGAACAACCAAGTTTTTGTGTTGATATTTTCGATCCTAGGTATTGGGAAAACCTTGACAATAAAATGAGAGATGTGTTAGTTGAAAAAGGGCCTGTAAGAGAAATGAATCTTGTGTTTCCTTTAGATAAGAACAATAGGCATTTCTCATATAAGTATTATTCTAGGAAGCTGAATAATGGGGAAACTAGTGATAGAAATTGGTTGGTTTACTCTAAACATGTGGACAAAGTTTATTGCTTCTGTTGCAAATTGTTTAAGTCTAGTGACTGCTCAAAAATGCTTGCAAATGATGGATTTAGAGATTGGAAGCATCTTAGTGAGAGACTGAAAGATCATGAGAGAAGTGTAGATCATATGACTAACATGAAAACTTGGAAAGAGTTGCAAGTTAGATTTGAGAAAAGTCTAACAGTTGATAAAGAACTACAAAAGGAAattgcaaaagagaaaaaacgtTGGAGACAAGTTTTAATTAGAATCATTGCTGTTGTGAAGTTTCTTTCTAAACGGTGTTTAGCGTTTCGAGGGAAAAATGAGAAACTTTACCAAGATAGCAATGGTAATTTCTTAGGAGCTATTGAAATGATCgcaaaatttgatttgataatcCAGGATCACATTAGGCGCATTAAGGACCATGAGATCCATCATCATTATCTTGGTCATAATATTCAGAATGAGTTTATTTATCTTTTGGCTCATAAggttcaaatttatattttaagagtCATTAAAGAGGCAAAGTATTTTTCGATCATTCTTGATTGCACACCGGATGTGAGCCATCAAGAGCAAATGACTGTTATAGTACGGTGTGTGAATATATCAAATAAGATAGTAAGAGTAGAAGAGTTCTTCTTGGAGTTTCTAAAGGTAGATGACACATCAGGATTAGGACACTTTGATAAATTACTAGATGCTCTAAAGTCTCTTACTCTTGATGTCGATAATGTGAGGGGTCAAAGCTATGACAATGGTTCTAACATGAAAGGAAAACATCAAGGTGTTCAAAAGCGATTACTTGATATAAATCCAAGAGCTTTGTATATGCCATGTGTTTGTCATAGTCTTAATCTTGTGGTTAGTGATATGGCTCATTCATGTGTGAAGGCTATTTCTTTCTTTGGAGTTTTACAACAgatttatacattattttctAGTTCTACAAAGAGATGGAAGATTTTGATTGACAATGTTCCAAATTTCACCGTGAAATCTTTATGTAATACTCGTTGGGAGAGTCGAATCAAAAGTGTTAAAGCTATTAGGTTTCAAGCTCCACAAGTAAGGTCAGCTTTATTGGAATTATATGAGTCTTGTGATGATGCTATGACAAAGAGTGATGCTAAAAGTTTAGTCATGGCATTTGATAACTTCGAATTTATACTTGGTATGGTTATTTGGTATGACATTTTGTTTGCTATTAACTCGGTGAGCAAGAGTTTACAGTCTAAGTCTGTGTGCATTGACAGTGCTTTAAAACAATTGGAAGGTGTGGTTCTGTTTTTTGAGAAGTATAGACATGAAGGATTTAATTCTAGTTTGAGTATAGCTCAAAGTATTGCTCGTGAACTGGACATTGATCCTATATTTCCCAAAAAGCGtcgtatttttagaaaaaaacaatttggtgAAACTGATTGTGGTGAAGAAGTACAATCAAGTGAGGATGCTTTTagagttgaatattttttagttgTGGTGGACATGGCAATAACTTCGGTTAAGAACAGATTTGATCAAATGAATCATTTCAAAAGTgtatttgggtttttgtttgattcgatGAAGTTGAAGGCATTAGATGAAAGTGAACTACATGAACATTGCACTCATTTTCACAAAACCTTTTCTCATGGTAGTTCTTTGGATGTTGATTGTAATGATCTTTATTCTGAATTGAGAATGTTGCAAATGACTTTACCCGATGTACCTATGGAACCTAGTAAAGTTCTTGAGTTTGTTGAAAATGTGGATTGTTATCCTAATGTTTCCATTGCATATCAGATTCTTTTGACTACACCGGTGACTGTGGGGAAAAACGGCTTTTTCATACCTCCACAATAG
- the LOC104716519 gene encoding uncharacterized protein LOC104716519, with translation MGDLAKQILSRPIQLADQVVKAGDEATINKQECAEIKSKTEKLAALLRQAARASSDLYERPTRRIIDDTENVLEKALTMVQRCRDDGYIMRLFNIIPAAAFRKMISQLENSVGDVSWLLRVSTPAGNDDDDEGFGYLGLPPIAANEPILCLIWEQIAVLMTGSPDEKSDAAASLASLARDNDRYVKLIVEEGGVNPLLKLLKEGKIDGQENAARTIGLLGRDPESVEHMTQLGVCSVLSSVLKEGSMKVQAVVAWAVSELVSGNHAKCQELFAQNNVIRLLVSHLAFETVQEHSKYAVVAGRATSMHHAVVMASKINLPAVNEEEEEGDGTNTSQIGNSNHMPNQMHNIVTTTMAMKAVGSGSKSSLCNRFVTDEDEKPPEKLPEKSYSLNSKIKTYSSTAHQSRNASVTRGRELEDPVTKTYMKAMAARALWKLAVGNSSICRVITESRALLCFAVLLDKGDAETKYNTAMAIMEITAVAEENADLRRSAFRRTSPACKAVVDQLFRIVENADAGSDLLIPCVRSIGNLARTFKSAETHMIVPLVKLLDDEEPDLAAEVAIALAKFATEDNFLAKEHSRTIIAAGGSKLLVQLAYFGENGAQIPALVLLSYVAMNVPDSEELAKDEVLTVLERASKQANVIEDEDMDALLYEAKSRLELYQSRGSRGFHV, from the coding sequence ATGGGTGATCTAGCTAAGCAGATATTGTCTCGACCGATTCAACTAGCAGACCAAGTGGTGAAAGCCGGAGATGAAGCCACGATCAACAAACAAGAATGCGCCGAGATCAAGTCCAAGACGGAAAAGCTCGCTGCTCTTCTCCGCCAAGCGGCGCGTGCTAGCTCAGACCTCTACGAACGTCCCACACGCCGTATCATCGACGACACTGAAAACGTTCTCGAGAAAGCATTGACGATGGTCCAAAGATGCCGTGACGATGGCTACATAATGCGTCTTTTCAATATAATCCCCGCCGCAGCATTCCGTAAAATGATCTCCCAACTAGAAAACTCCGTCGGCGACGTCTCTTGGCTCCTCCGTGTCTCAACTCCCGCCGgtaacgacgacgacgacgaagggTTTGGTTACTTAGGCCTCCCTCCGATCGCAGCCAACGAACCAATCCTGTGTCTTATTTGGGAGCAAATCGCGGTTTTAATGACCGGTTCGCCGGATGAAAAATCCGACGCCGCCGCGTCGTTAGCTTCGTTAGCGAGAGATAACGACAGATACGTGAAACTGATAGTTGAAGAAGGTGGAGTCAACCCTTTGTTGAAACTTCTTAAAGAAGGTAAAATCGACGGTCAAGAAAACGCGGCGAGAACAATCGGCTTATTGGGTCGTGACCCGGAAAGCGTGGAGCATATGACTCAGCTTGGTGTGTGTTCAGTGCTTTCGAGTGTTCTCAAAGAAGGTTCGATGAAGGTTCAAGCCGTTGTGGCTTGGGCTGTTTCAGAGCTTGTTTCTGGTAACCACGCGAAGTGTCAAGAGCTCTTCGCGCAAAACAACGTGATTCGTCTTCTCGTGAGTCATTTAGCGTTTGAAACGGTTCAAGAACATAGCAAATACGCGGTTGTCGCGGGTAGAGCTACGTCGATGCATCACGCCGTCGTGATGGCGAGTAAAATCAATTTGCCGGCGGTtaacgaggaggaggaggagggggacGGTACTAATACTAGCCAGATTGGGAACTCGAATCACATGCCGAATCAGATGCATAACATCGTTACGACTACAATGGCGATGAAGGCGGTTGGATCGGGATCAAAATCGAGTCTGTGTAACCGATTCGTAACCGACGAGGATGAGAAACCGCCGGAAAAGCTGCCGGAGAAGAGTTATAGTTTGAATTCAAAGATCAAGACTTACAGTAGTACGGCACATCAATCGAGAAACGCGTCGGTCACGAGAGGGAGAGAGCTTGAAGATCCGGTGACGAAGACTTACATGAAAGCGATGGCGGCGAGAGCGCTGTGGAAACTCGCTGTAGGAAACTCATCGATCTGCCGAGTCATCACCGAGTCACGagctttgctctgttttgcggtTTTATTAGACAAAGGAGACGCGGAGACTAAGTACAACACAGCAATGGCTATCATGGAGATAACCGCCGTGGCGGAAGAAAACGCAGATCTGAGAAGATCAGCGTTCAGACGCACTTCGCCGGCGTGCAAAGCGGTTGTTGATCAGTTATTCAGAATCGTAGAAAACGCCGACGCCGGATCCGATTTGCTAATCCCCTGTGTAAGATCAATCGGAAACCTAGCGAGAACGTTCAAATCAGCGGAAACGCATATGATCGTGCCTTTGGTAAAACTCCTGGACGACGAAGAACCAGACTTAGCGGCGGAAGTAGCGATCGCGTTAGCTAAATTCGCGACGGAGGACAACTTCTTAGCGAAAGAACACTCGAGGACGATCATCGCTGCTGGAGGATCGAAGCTTCTGGTACAGCTAGCGTATTTCGGAGAGAACGGAGCTCAGATCCCAGCGCTTGTTTTGCTGAGCTACGTGGCGATGAACGTACCTGACAGTGAAGAGTTAGCTAAAGACGAAGTGTTAACTGTATTGGAGCGGGCTTCTAAACAAGCTAATGTGATCGAAGACGAAGATATGGATGCTTTGTTGTATGAAGCTAAGAGCAGACTCGAGCTTTACCAATCCAGAGGTTCCAGAGGCTTTCACGTATAA
- the LOC104716520 gene encoding cold shock protein 1-like produces the protein MSSEDQSVVRFTGKVSWFNDAKGYGFVTPDDGSVELFVHQSSIVSDGYRSLTVDDLVEFAVAKGSDGKTKAVDVTAPGGLPLKKENSSRGTGARRGGCYKCGEGGHIAKDCRGGGGGGERKEGCYKCGEGGHFARDCAQKSGGNGDQRGARKEGCYNCNEVGHFARDCTQKPAAVNVRSGGGGVGERNGSCYTCGGVGHMARDCATKSTGCYQCGGPHLARDCDRRGSGGGGGGNNKCYKCSEVGHFARECSVVSELIS, from the coding sequence ATGTCTTCAGAGGATCAATCCGTGGTGAGATTTACCGGGAAGGTGAGTTGGTTCAACGATGCCAAAGGCTATGGTTTCGTTACTCCCGATGACGGCAGCGTAGAGCTATTTGTTCATCAATCCTCAATTGTTTCAGACGGTTACCGGAGTTTAACTGTCGACGATTTGGTTGAGTTCGCTGTTGCTAAGGGAAGCGACGGCAAGACCAAAGCCGTGGATGTTACTGCTCCAGGTGGTCTTCCCCTTAAGAAGGAGAACAGCTCTCGCGGTACCGGTGCTAGGCGCGGCGGATGCTACAAGTGCGGTGAGGGAGGTCATATCGCTAAGGATTGCCgtggcggcggcggcggtggtgaGCGTAAAGAGGGTTGTTACAAGTGTGGCGAGGGAGGTCACTTTGCTAGGGATTGTGCTCAGAAATCAGGTGGGAACGGAGACCAACGTGGAGCCAGGAAGGAGGGGTGTTACAATTGTAATGAGGTTGGTCACTTTGCTAGGGATTGTACTCAGAAACCGGCTGCTGTAAACGTGAGAAGCGGCGGCGGCGGCGTGGGTGAGCGTAATGGATCTTGTTACACATGTGGTGGAGTTGGTCACATGGCGAGAGATTGTGCGACTAAGAGCACTGGTTGTTACCAGTGTGGTGGTCCTCACTTGGCTCGTGATTGTGACAGGAGAGGaagcggcggcggtggtggaggtAATAATAAGTGTTACAAGTGTAGCGAAGTAGGTCACTTTGCTAGGGAATGTTCTGTAGTATCTGAATTGATTTCCTAA